A genomic stretch from Enterobacter dykesii includes:
- the tdcC gene encoding threonine/serine transporter TdcC, with amino-acid sequence MSNTESIIVGQTKTSSWRKSDTTWTLGLFGTAIGAGVLFFPIRAGFGGLIPILLMLVLAFPIAFYCHRALARLCLSGSNVSGNITETVEEHFGKTGGVVITFLYFFAICPLLWIYGVTITNTFMTFWENQLQLPALNRGVVALFLLLLMAFVIWFGKDLMVKVMSFLVFPFIASLVLISLSLIPYWNSAVIDQVNLSDIAFTGHDGILVTVWLGISIMVFSFNFSPIVSSFVVSKREEYEPEFGKEFTEQKCSKIIGRASLLMVAVVMFFAFSCLFTLSPQNMADAKAQNIPVLSYLANHFASMSGTKSTFATVLEYGASIIALVAIFKSFFGHYLGTLEGLNGLILKFGYKGDKKKVSVGKLNTISMVFIMGSTWVVAYANPNILDLIEAMGAPIIASLLCLLPMYAIRKAPALAKYKGRTENIFVTAVGLLTILNIVYKLF; translated from the coding sequence ATGAGCAACACAGAAAGCATTATCGTTGGCCAGACAAAGACGTCCTCCTGGCGTAAGTCTGATACCACATGGACGCTCGGCCTGTTTGGTACCGCCATTGGCGCAGGCGTGCTGTTCTTCCCCATCCGCGCAGGCTTTGGTGGATTGATCCCTATCCTGCTGATGCTGGTTCTCGCGTTCCCGATTGCGTTTTACTGCCACCGCGCGCTGGCGCGTTTGTGCCTCTCCGGCAGCAACGTCTCCGGCAACATCACTGAAACGGTGGAAGAGCATTTTGGCAAAACCGGCGGGGTGGTGATCACCTTCCTCTACTTCTTCGCCATTTGCCCGCTGCTGTGGATTTACGGCGTCACTATTACCAACACCTTTATGACCTTCTGGGAAAACCAGCTCCAGCTGCCTGCGCTGAACCGCGGCGTGGTGGCGCTGTTCCTGCTATTGCTGATGGCCTTTGTTATCTGGTTTGGTAAAGACCTGATGGTGAAGGTCATGAGCTTCCTGGTGTTCCCGTTTATTGCCAGCCTGGTGCTGATCTCCCTGTCGCTGATCCCTTACTGGAACTCCGCGGTGATTGACCAGGTCAACCTGAGCGATATCGCCTTCACCGGTCATGACGGCATTCTGGTCACGGTGTGGCTGGGTATCTCCATCATGGTCTTCTCCTTCAACTTCTCGCCTATCGTCTCCTCGTTTGTGGTCTCCAAGCGCGAAGAGTACGAGCCTGAGTTCGGTAAAGAATTCACCGAGCAGAAATGTTCCAAAATCATCGGTCGCGCCAGCCTGCTGATGGTGGCCGTGGTGATGTTCTTCGCCTTTAGCTGCCTGTTTACGCTCTCTCCGCAGAACATGGCGGACGCCAAGGCGCAGAACATTCCGGTGCTCTCTTACCTGGCGAACCACTTTGCGTCAATGTCCGGCACCAAGTCGACGTTCGCGACGGTACTGGAATACGGTGCCTCCATCATCGCGCTGGTGGCTATCTTCAAATCCTTCTTCGGTCACTACCTGGGCACGCTGGAAGGGCTGAACGGCCTGATCCTCAAGTTCGGCTACAAGGGCGATAAGAAGAAAGTCTCCGTTGGCAAACTGAACACCATCAGCATGGTGTTCATCATGGGCTCCACCTGGGTTGTGGCCTACGCCAACCCGAACATTCTGGATCTTATTGAAGCCATGGGCGCACCAATCATCGCCTCTCTGCTGTGCCTGCTGCCGATGTACGCCATCCGCAAAGCGCCGGCGCTGGCGAAGTACAAAGGGCGCACCGAGAACATCTTCGTTACCGCGGTCGGGCTGCTGACCATTCTGAATATCGTTTACAAACTGTTCTAA
- the garL gene encoding 2-dehydro-3-deoxyglucarate aldolase translates to MNNDIFPNKFKAALAAHQIQIGCWSALANPISTEVLGLAGFDWLVLDGEHAPNDISTFIPQLMALKGSPSAPVVRVPTNEPVIIKRLLDIGFYNFLIPFVETEEQAALAVASTRYPPEGIRGVSVSHRANMFGTVPDYFAQSNSNITILVQIESQQGVDNVDAIAATNGVDGIFVGPSDLAAAFGHLGNAGHPDVQRAIQHIFARAKAHGKPCGILAPVEADARRYLEWGATFVAVGSDLGVFRSATQKLADAFKK, encoded by the coding sequence ATGAATAACGATATCTTCCCGAATAAATTTAAAGCGGCCCTCGCGGCGCACCAGATTCAGATTGGCTGCTGGTCCGCGCTGGCAAACCCAATCAGCACCGAAGTGCTGGGCCTGGCCGGGTTCGACTGGCTGGTGCTGGACGGCGAACATGCGCCGAACGATATCAGCACCTTTATTCCGCAGCTGATGGCGCTGAAAGGCAGCCCCAGCGCCCCGGTAGTGCGCGTGCCAACTAACGAGCCGGTAATTATCAAGCGCCTGCTGGATATCGGTTTCTACAACTTCCTGATCCCGTTTGTGGAGACGGAAGAACAAGCGGCGCTGGCCGTAGCCTCTACGCGCTATCCGCCAGAAGGGATCCGCGGCGTTTCCGTTTCGCATCGCGCCAATATGTTTGGCACCGTGCCGGACTACTTCGCGCAGTCCAACAGCAACATCACCATTCTGGTTCAGATCGAGAGCCAGCAGGGCGTTGATAACGTTGATGCGATTGCGGCCACAAACGGCGTGGACGGCATCTTCGTCGGGCCAAGCGATCTGGCGGCCGCCTTTGGCCACCTGGGTAACGCCGGCCACCCTGACGTGCAGCGCGCGATCCAGCACATCTTTGCCCGCGCTAAAGCACACGGCAAACCGTGCGGCATTCTGGCGCCGGTTGAGGCTGACGCCCGTCGCTATCTGGAGTGGGGAGCCACGTTTGTTGCCGTTGGCAGCGACCTCGGCGTATTCCGCTCAGCCACGCAGAAATTAGCCGACGCTTTTAAAAAATAA
- the garD gene encoding galactarate dehydratase, which produces MADIEIRQASPTAFYIKVHDIDNVAIIVNDNGLKAGTRFPDGLELIEHIPQGHKVALVDIPANSEIVRYGEVIGYAVRSIPQGSWVEESLVALPEAPPLNTLPLATRVPEPLPPLEGYTFEGYRNADGSVGTKNLLGITTSVHCVAGVVDYVVKIIERDLLPKYPNVDGVVGLNHLYGCGVAINAPAAVVPIRTIHNIALNPNFGGEVMVIGLGCEKLQPERLLQGTEDVKAIPADEASIVRLQDERHVGFRSMVDDILQVAERHLDKLNKRQRETCPASDLVVGTQCGGSDAFSGVTANPAVGYASDLLVRCGATVMFSEVTEVRDAIHLLTPRAVNEEVGKRLLEEMAWYDSYLDMGKTDRSANPSPGNKKGGLANVVEKALGSIAKSGQSAIVEVLSPGQRPTKRGLIYAATPASDFVCGTQQVASGITVQVFTTGRGTPYGLMAVPVIKMATRTELANRWYDLMDINAGTIATGEESIEDVGWKLFHFILDVASGRKKTFSDQWGLHNQLAVFNPAPVT; this is translated from the coding sequence ATGGCCGACATTGAAATTCGACAGGCATCGCCGACGGCGTTTTATATAAAAGTCCACGACATTGATAATGTGGCGATTATTGTCAACGACAATGGCTTAAAAGCGGGCACCCGCTTTCCGGACGGGCTGGAACTGATTGAGCATATTCCGCAGGGACATAAAGTCGCCCTGGTGGATATCCCTGCTAACAGCGAAATCGTACGTTACGGTGAAGTCATCGGCTATGCCGTTCGATCTATACCGCAGGGCAGCTGGGTTGAGGAGTCCCTGGTGGCGCTGCCGGAAGCGCCACCGCTGAACACGCTTCCGCTGGCGACCCGCGTGCCGGAACCGCTTCCTCCGCTGGAAGGCTATACCTTCGAAGGCTACCGCAACGCGGACGGCAGCGTCGGTACCAAGAATCTGCTTGGCATTACCACCAGCGTGCACTGCGTGGCGGGTGTGGTGGACTACGTGGTGAAAATCATCGAACGCGATCTGCTGCCGAAATACCCGAACGTCGACGGCGTGGTTGGCCTGAACCACCTCTACGGCTGCGGCGTGGCGATTAACGCCCCCGCTGCCGTGGTGCCTATCCGTACCATCCACAATATCGCCCTGAACCCGAACTTTGGCGGCGAGGTGATGGTCATCGGTCTGGGGTGTGAAAAATTGCAGCCAGAGCGCCTGCTGCAGGGTACCGAGGATGTCAAAGCCATTCCGGCAGACGAGGCCAGCATCGTGCGCCTGCAGGACGAACGCCACGTGGGTTTCCGCTCAATGGTCGACGATATTCTGCAGGTGGCTGAACGCCATCTGGACAAGCTCAACAAGCGCCAGCGCGAAACCTGCCCGGCCTCTGATTTGGTAGTGGGCACCCAGTGCGGCGGCAGCGATGCCTTCTCCGGCGTGACGGCCAACCCGGCGGTGGGCTATGCGTCCGATCTGCTTGTTCGCTGCGGCGCCACGGTGATGTTTTCCGAGGTAACCGAAGTGCGTGATGCCATCCATCTGCTCACACCACGCGCCGTTAATGAAGAGGTCGGTAAGCGCCTGCTCGAGGAAATGGCCTGGTACGATAGCTATCTCGATATGGGCAAAACCGACCGCAGCGCCAACCCGTCTCCGGGGAACAAAAAAGGCGGCCTGGCAAACGTGGTGGAAAAAGCCCTTGGATCGATTGCCAAATCCGGCCAGAGCGCAATTGTGGAAGTCCTCTCTCCGGGCCAGCGTCCGACGAAACGCGGCCTAATCTACGCGGCAACGCCGGCCAGCGATTTCGTTTGCGGCACGCAGCAGGTGGCATCCGGCATTACGGTACAGGTCTTTACCACCGGGCGCGGCACGCCGTACGGCCTGATGGCGGTGCCTGTGATCAAGATGGCGACCCGTACCGAGCTGGCGAACCGCTGGTATGACTTAATGGATATCAACGCGGGCACCATCGCCACCGGAGAAGAAAGCATTGAGGACGTGGGCTGGAAGCTGTTCCACTTCATTCTGGATGTCGCCAGCGGGCGGAAGAAAACGTTCTCCGACCAGTGGGGACTGCATAATCAGCTGGCGGTGTTTAACCCGGCACCGGTGACGTAA
- the tdcB gene encoding bifunctional threonine ammonia-lyase/L-serine ammonia-lyase TdcB — protein sequence MHITYDLPVTIEDIQDARKRLAGKIYKTGMPRSNYLSERCKGEIFLKFENMQRTGSFKIRGAFNKLSSLTDAEKRKGVVACSAGNHAQGVSLSCAMLGIDGKVVMPMGAPKSKVAATRDYSAEVVLHGENFNDTIAKVSEIVEMEGRIFIPPYDDAKVIAGQGTIGLEILEDLYDVDNVIVPIGGGGLIAGIATAIKSINPTINIIGVQSENVHGMAASYQAGEIMSHRVTGTLADGCDVSRPGNLPFEIVRELVDDIVLVSEDNIRDSMIALIQRNKVVTEGAGALACAALLSGKLDHYIQGRKTVCIISGGNIDLSRVSQITGFVDA from the coding sequence ATGCATATTACCTACGATCTCCCGGTAACGATTGAAGATATTCAGGACGCCAGAAAACGACTGGCAGGAAAAATATATAAAACCGGTATGCCTCGCTCGAATTATCTCAGCGAACGCTGTAAGGGCGAAATATTCCTGAAGTTCGAGAACATGCAACGTACCGGCTCGTTTAAGATCCGCGGCGCGTTTAACAAATTAAGCTCGCTGACCGACGCTGAAAAACGCAAAGGCGTTGTCGCCTGCTCCGCGGGGAACCACGCGCAGGGTGTGTCCCTCTCCTGCGCCATGCTTGGCATCGACGGTAAAGTGGTGATGCCGATGGGCGCGCCGAAGTCTAAGGTGGCCGCGACGCGCGACTACTCGGCGGAAGTGGTGCTGCACGGCGAGAACTTCAACGACACCATCGCCAAAGTCAGCGAAATCGTCGAGATGGAAGGGCGTATTTTTATTCCGCCGTACGATGACGCCAAAGTGATTGCCGGGCAGGGCACCATCGGTCTGGAAATTCTCGAAGATTTATACGACGTGGATAACGTTATTGTGCCTATCGGCGGCGGCGGTTTAATTGCCGGGATTGCGACGGCAATTAAATCCATCAACCCCACCATTAATATCATCGGCGTGCAGTCAGAAAATGTTCACGGCATGGCGGCATCGTATCAGGCCGGAGAAATAATGAGCCATCGCGTTACCGGCACGCTGGCCGACGGCTGTGATGTTTCTCGTCCCGGTAATTTACCGTTCGAAATTGTTCGCGAGCTGGTTGATGACATTGTGCTGGTCAGCGAAGACAACATTCGCGACAGCATGATCGCGCTTATTCAGCGAAATAAAGTGGTGACGGAAGGTGCCGGCGCGCTGGCCTGTGCCGCGTTATTAAGCGGCAAGCTTGACCACTATATTCAGGGTCGTAAAACCGTCTGCATTATTTCCGGCGGCAATATCGATCTCTCCCGTGTTTCCCAAATTACCGGCTTCGTTGACGCATAA
- a CDS encoding DeoR family transcriptional regulator: MSSTDSSAEKRITGTSERREQIIQRLRAQGSVQVNDLSHLYGVSTVTIRNDLAFLEKQGIAVRAYGGALICEGNAPGAEPSVEDKSSLNTAVKRSIAQAAAALVKPGHRIILDSGTTTFEIARMLRQHTDVIAMTNGMNVANALLEAEGVELLMTGGHLRRQSQSFYGDQAEQSLQNYHFDLLFLGVDAIDLDRGVSTHNEDEARLNRKMCEVAERIIVVTDSSKFNRSSLHKIIDTQRIDMIIVDEGIPAESLDGLRKSGIEVVLV, encoded by the coding sequence ATGAGCAGCACCGATTCATCCGCGGAAAAGCGCATCACCGGCACCAGTGAAAGGCGAGAGCAGATCATTCAGCGGTTGCGGGCGCAGGGAAGCGTGCAGGTTAACGATCTGTCTCATCTGTACGGTGTATCGACGGTGACGATCCGCAACGATCTGGCGTTTCTGGAGAAGCAGGGCATCGCCGTTCGCGCCTACGGCGGGGCATTGATTTGCGAAGGCAATGCGCCGGGCGCTGAGCCTTCCGTGGAGGATAAAAGCTCGCTGAATACGGCGGTGAAGCGCAGTATCGCGCAGGCCGCTGCCGCGCTGGTCAAACCCGGGCACCGTATTATTCTGGACTCCGGCACCACGACGTTTGAAATCGCCCGCATGCTGCGCCAGCACACGGACGTGATTGCGATGACCAACGGGATGAACGTGGCGAATGCGTTGCTGGAAGCGGAAGGCGTGGAATTGCTGATGACCGGTGGGCACTTGCGCCGTCAGTCGCAATCCTTCTACGGTGACCAGGCAGAACAGTCGCTACAGAATTACCATTTTGACCTGCTGTTCCTCGGCGTCGATGCCATCGATCTCGACCGCGGCGTGAGTACGCATAACGAAGACGAAGCCCGTCTGAACCGCAAAATGTGCGAGGTGGCGGAGCGTATTATCGTTGTCACGGACTCCAGCAAATTTAACCGTTCAAGCCTGCATAAAATCATTGATACGCAAAGGATTGATATGATTATTGTCGATGAAGGCATTCCGGCGGAGAGCCTGGACGGGCTGCGAAAAAGCGGGATTGAGGTGGTGCTGGTTTAA
- the agaV gene encoding PTS N-acetylgalactosamine transporter subunit IIB, whose protein sequence is MPNIVLCRIDERLIHGQVGVQWVGFAGANLVLVANDEVAEDPVQQNLMEMVLAEGIAVRFWSLQKVIDNIHRAADRQKILLVCKSPADFLKLVEGGVPITRINVGNMHYASGKQQIAKTVSVDANDIDAFNGLKAAGVECFVQGVPTETALDLFKLL, encoded by the coding sequence ATGCCAAACATTGTCTTATGCCGCATCGATGAACGCCTGATCCACGGTCAGGTGGGCGTGCAGTGGGTGGGGTTTGCGGGAGCAAACCTGGTGCTGGTCGCTAACGATGAGGTCGCTGAGGATCCGGTTCAACAGAACCTGATGGAAATGGTGCTCGCGGAAGGGATCGCCGTGCGCTTCTGGTCGCTGCAAAAGGTCATCGACAACATTCACCGCGCCGCTGACCGCCAGAAAATCCTGCTGGTCTGCAAATCACCCGCCGATTTTCTGAAGCTGGTCGAGGGCGGCGTGCCCATCACTCGTATCAACGTCGGAAACATGCACTACGCCAGTGGCAAACAACAAATTGCCAAAACGGTCTCTGTCGACGCGAACGATATTGATGCGTTCAACGGCCTGAAAGCGGCCGGTGTGGAATGCTTCGTTCAGGGCGTTCCAACAGAAACTGCTTTGGATCTCTTTAAACTGCTCTGA
- the garR gene encoding 2-hydroxy-3-oxopropionate reductase — MTLKVGFIGLGIMGKPMSKNLIKAGYSLVVSDHNPQAVAEVMAAGAETATTAKAIAEQCDVIITMLPNSPHVKEVALGENGIIEGAKPGLVLIDMSSIAPLASREISEALKAKGVDMLDAPVSGGEPKAIDGTLSVMVGGDKAVFDRFYDLMKAMAGSVVHTGDIGAGNVTKLANQVIVALNIAAMSEALTLATKAGVNPDLVYQAIRGGLAGSTVLDAKAPMVMDRNFKPGFRIDLHIKDLANALDTSHGVGAQLPLTAAVMEMMQALRADGLGTADHSAIACYYEKLAKVEVAR, encoded by the coding sequence ATGACGCTGAAAGTGGGTTTTATTGGCCTGGGCATCATGGGTAAACCAATGAGTAAGAATCTCATCAAAGCGGGTTACTCGCTGGTGGTATCCGATCACAATCCGCAGGCCGTGGCAGAGGTAATGGCGGCGGGCGCTGAAACGGCCACCACCGCGAAGGCCATTGCCGAGCAGTGCGACGTCATCATCACCATGCTGCCAAACTCACCGCATGTTAAAGAGGTTGCGCTGGGTGAGAACGGCATTATCGAAGGTGCGAAGCCGGGTCTGGTGCTGATCGATATGAGCTCTATCGCACCGCTTGCAAGCCGTGAAATCAGCGAGGCGTTAAAAGCGAAAGGCGTCGATATGCTGGATGCGCCGGTCAGCGGCGGTGAGCCGAAAGCGATCGACGGCACGCTGTCGGTGATGGTCGGCGGTGATAAAGCCGTTTTCGATAGATTTTACGATCTGATGAAAGCAATGGCGGGCTCCGTGGTGCATACCGGGGACATCGGGGCGGGTAACGTGACCAAGCTGGCCAACCAGGTGATTGTGGCGCTGAACATTGCCGCCATGTCCGAAGCGCTGACGCTGGCAACCAAAGCGGGCGTCAATCCGGATCTGGTCTATCAGGCCATTCGCGGCGGTCTGGCGGGCAGTACCGTGCTGGATGCCAAAGCGCCGATGGTCATGGATCGTAATTTCAAACCCGGTTTCCGCATCGACCTGCATATCAAAGATCTGGCGAACGCGCTGGATACCTCTCACGGCGTAGGCGCGCAGCTGCCGCTGACCGCGGCGGTCATGGAGATGATGCAGGCGCTGCGTGCCGATGGCCTGGGCACGGCCGACCACAGCGCGATTGCGTGCTACTACGAAAAACTGGCGAAGGTGGAAGTGGCGCGTTAA
- the tdcA gene encoding transcriptional regulator TdcA — translation MNTIILPKTQHLVVFQEVIKSGSIGSAARQLGLTQPAVSKIISDIESYFGVEVMVRKNTGVKLTAAGQVLLSYSESITREMKNMVSEINSLSFSTVMDVSFGYPSLIGFTFLSEMIKKFKEVFPKARVSMYEAQLSSFLPAIRDGRLDFAIGTLSDEMLLQDLHVEPLFESEFVLVASKTRTCTGPTTLASLTHEQWVMPQTDMGYYKELLTTLQDNHISIENIVQTDSVVTIYNLVLNADYLTVIPRDMIAPFGSDQFIVLPVEDELPVARYAAVWSKNYRIKKSASVLVELAKQYSSMNIERRR, via the coding sequence ATGAACACTATTATTCTACCGAAAACACAGCACCTCGTGGTATTTCAGGAAGTCATTAAAAGTGGCTCCATAGGTTCTGCAGCAAGACAGCTTGGCCTGACGCAACCCGCCGTTAGCAAAATCATCAGCGATATTGAGTCCTACTTCGGCGTGGAAGTGATGGTGCGTAAAAACACCGGAGTAAAACTCACTGCCGCGGGCCAGGTTCTGCTCTCGTACTCCGAGTCGATCACCCGCGAAATGAAAAACATGGTGAGTGAGATTAACAGCCTGAGTTTCAGCACCGTTATGGACGTCTCCTTTGGCTACCCGTCGCTGATCGGCTTTACCTTCCTGTCCGAGATGATCAAAAAATTCAAGGAAGTGTTTCCGAAAGCACGCGTCTCGATGTATGAAGCCCAGCTCTCCTCTTTCCTTCCGGCCATTCGCGACGGCCGTCTGGATTTCGCCATTGGCACGCTAAGCGATGAAATGCTGCTGCAGGATCTGCACGTCGAACCGCTGTTTGAGTCCGAGTTTGTGCTGGTCGCCAGCAAAACGCGAACGTGCACCGGCCCGACGACACTGGCATCGCTCACGCACGAGCAGTGGGTGATGCCGCAAACCGATATGGGCTACTACAAAGAACTTCTGACCACCCTGCAAGACAACCACATCAGCATCGAAAACATCGTCCAGACCGATTCCGTCGTCACCATTTATAATCTTGTGCTGAATGCCGATTATCTGACGGTCATTCCCCGCGACATGATTGCGCCGTTCGGTTCTGACCAGTTTATTGTGCTGCCCGTAGAAGATGAATTACCCGTGGCGCGTTATGCCGCCGTGTGGTCAAAAAATTACAGGATTAAAAAATCGGCGTCAGTATTAGTTGAGCTGGCAAAACAATATTCGTCGATGAATATCGAAAGACGACGATGA
- the kbaZ gene encoding tagatose-bisphosphate aldolase subunit KbaZ: MKHLTEMVEQHKRGNSNGIYAVCSAHPLVLEAAIRYAHSRQSPLLIEATSNQVDQFGGYTGMTPADFHGFVCRLAESLGFPTSQLILGGDHLGPNRWQNLPAEQAMANADDLIKSYVSAGFKKIHLDCSMSCEDDPVPLTDAIVAGRAARLAKIAEATCRERFGESDLVYVIGTEVPVPGGAHETLTELAVTTPDAARATLEAHRHAFEKEGLSDIWPRIIGLVVQPGVEFDHAHVCDYQPQKAVALSKMVEAYDTLVFEAHSTDYQTPQALRQLVNDHFAILKVGPALTFALREALFSLAAIEEELLPAKASSGLRHVLENVMLDRPEYWQSHYHGDGNARRLARGYSYSDRVRYYWPDSQIDDAFARLVRNLADEPVPLPLISQYLPLQYGKVREGALKSTPRELIIDHIQDILQQYHAACEGVTTQNA, from the coding sequence GTGAAACATCTGACAGAAATGGTGGAACAACATAAACGAGGGAATTCAAACGGGATCTATGCCGTCTGTTCCGCACATCCGCTGGTACTTGAAGCAGCCATTCGTTACGCGCATTCGCGTCAGTCGCCGCTGCTGATCGAGGCCACCTCCAACCAGGTGGATCAGTTTGGCGGCTATACCGGCATGACGCCTGCGGATTTTCACGGGTTTGTCTGCCGGCTGGCCGAGTCGCTCGGTTTCCCGACGTCACAGCTGATCCTCGGCGGCGATCACCTGGGCCCTAACCGCTGGCAAAATCTCCCTGCAGAACAGGCAATGGCAAATGCCGACGACCTGATCAAAAGCTATGTTTCCGCCGGATTCAAAAAGATCCACCTCGACTGCAGCATGTCCTGCGAGGACGACCCCGTTCCCCTGACCGACGCGATCGTCGCCGGTCGCGCCGCACGCCTGGCGAAGATCGCCGAAGCGACCTGTCGCGAGCGGTTTGGTGAATCCGATCTGGTCTACGTTATCGGTACGGAAGTGCCGGTTCCCGGTGGCGCGCACGAGACGCTCACCGAACTTGCCGTCACCACGCCGGACGCGGCCCGCGCCACGCTTGAAGCGCACCGCCACGCGTTTGAAAAGGAAGGCTTAAGCGATATCTGGCCGCGCATTATTGGCCTGGTGGTCCAGCCTGGCGTGGAGTTCGACCACGCGCACGTCTGCGACTATCAGCCGCAGAAAGCCGTTGCCCTGAGCAAAATGGTTGAAGCCTACGATACGCTGGTGTTTGAAGCGCACTCCACCGACTACCAGACGCCGCAGGCGCTGCGCCAGCTGGTTAACGATCACTTTGCCATTCTGAAAGTTGGCCCCGCCCTGACCTTCGCCCTGCGCGAGGCGCTGTTTTCGCTGGCCGCCATAGAAGAGGAGCTGCTGCCGGCAAAAGCCAGCTCCGGCCTGCGTCACGTGCTGGAAAACGTCATGCTCGACCGTCCGGAATACTGGCAAAGCCATTACCACGGTGACGGCAACGCGCGTCGCCTGGCGCGCGGCTACAGCTACTCAGACCGCGTGCGCTACTACTGGCCGGACAGCCAAATTGACGACGCCTTTGCACGGCTGGTGCGTAACCTGGCAGACGAGCCTGTTCCTCTGCCGCTGATCAGCCAGTACCTGCCGCTGCAGTACGGCAAAGTTCGCGAGGGCGCTCTCAAGTCAACGCCACGGGAACTCATCATCGACCACATTCAGGACATACTCCAGCAGTACCACGCCGCCTGCGAAGGCGTAACGACTCAAAACGCATAA
- the tdcD gene encoding propionate kinase, with protein MIEFPVVLVINCGSSSVKFSVLDASSCDALMTGIADGINTEKAFISVNGGEPARMAHQDYEGALAAIALELEKRNLMSSVALIGHRIAHGGNLFSESTLITEEAIAQIRQVSPLAPLHNYANLSGVEAAERLFPGVQQVAVFDTSFHQTLPPQAYLYGLPYRYFEELGVRRYGFHGTSHRYVAAQAHTLLGLSPDDSGLVIAHLGNGASICAVRNGESVDTSMGMTPLEGLVMGTRCGDVDFGAMAWIAQQTGQSFEDLERVVNKESGLLGISGISSDLRTLEKAWHEGNERAQLAIHTFVHRIARHIAGHAASLHRLDGVIFTGGIGENSKLVRALVADHLKVFGIVLDDAKNALQGSAGERVISTESSRVACAVVPTNEEKMIALDALRLGKVIPAAAYA; from the coding sequence ATGATTGAGTTTCCGGTTGTACTGGTTATTAACTGCGGATCGTCCTCTGTTAAGTTTTCGGTGCTCGACGCCAGCAGCTGCGATGCCCTGATGACGGGCATTGCAGATGGGATCAACACCGAGAAGGCCTTTATTTCCGTGAACGGGGGTGAGCCAGCCAGAATGGCTCACCAGGACTACGAAGGGGCGCTGGCTGCCATCGCCCTGGAGCTGGAGAAGCGTAACCTGATGAGCAGCGTGGCCTTAATTGGCCACCGCATTGCGCACGGAGGAAATCTCTTCAGCGAGTCGACCCTGATCACGGAAGAGGCGATCGCACAGATCCGCCAGGTCTCCCCGCTGGCACCGCTGCATAACTACGCCAACCTGAGCGGCGTGGAAGCGGCAGAGCGCCTGTTCCCGGGCGTGCAGCAGGTCGCGGTATTTGACACCAGCTTCCACCAGACGCTGCCGCCGCAGGCGTATCTGTACGGATTGCCGTACCGCTATTTTGAAGAGCTGGGCGTGCGCCGCTACGGCTTCCACGGGACCTCTCACCGCTACGTGGCCGCGCAGGCGCATACGCTCCTCGGGCTTTCCCCCGACGACAGCGGCCTGGTGATTGCCCATCTCGGTAACGGGGCGTCCATCTGCGCGGTGCGCAACGGCGAAAGCGTCGACACCTCGATGGGGATGACGCCGCTGGAAGGGCTGGTAATGGGGACGCGCTGCGGCGATGTGGACTTCGGCGCGATGGCGTGGATTGCCCAGCAGACCGGCCAGTCGTTCGAGGATCTGGAGCGCGTGGTCAATAAAGAGTCCGGGTTGCTTGGGATCTCCGGCATCTCCTCCGATTTACGTACGCTGGAGAAAGCCTGGCACGAAGGCAACGAGCGGGCGCAGCTGGCAATACACACCTTTGTTCACCGCATTGCGCGACATATCGCCGGTCACGCGGCGTCGCTGCACCGCCTGGATGGGGTGATCTTTACCGGCGGCATTGGCGAAAACTCGAAGCTTGTCCGCGCGCTGGTGGCGGACCATCTGAAAGTCTTCGGCATCGTTCTCGACGACGCCAAAAATGCCCTGCAGGGCAGCGCGGGTGAGCGCGTGATTTCCACCGAGTCGTCCCGCGTGGCCTGCGCGGTTGTCCCTACCAACGAAGAAAAAATGATCGCGCTGGACGCCCTCCGTCTTGGAAAGGTTATCCCGGCCGCGGCTTACGCCTGA